In Eucalyptus grandis isolate ANBG69807.140 chromosome 4, ASM1654582v1, whole genome shotgun sequence, the following proteins share a genomic window:
- the LOC104431336 gene encoding E3 ubiquitin-protein ligase UPL5-like translates to MAFASRLQFFVRTNGKSLVFQANSSDTVQSLHERIQLITGIPVIEQWLIYRGKKLQCEKSLAECAIQNDASLNLVGRMQSTGHPQAWRIIDDMISIVRHLCEGKTVNDALKTIRTKISEYLSMTPKDDDDAATGHLQLFMSFSVPAALVMLYMSPIRDNKEHAEESIRHFLESCITELPKSLRSRCAPIVLEFCNLLRRIASDDPLYLSCRSSLGSMMEVIKVQWVLDHTESVKRAISIKEIFPFVKELADKLSEVLELFPHTIASVSDVNDFTMFLRPLRTVMSGYKGFKHPISLPMENEHHNVLLCKEAVESLYHIFVDMLKKMDECLFRMEHCLSANVSGEIDWSPYLTILKELNAISKLYLGSEKEFWTILSKRKRALCMDFESRRHLVMMMFPEVKKDFEEQHEMLIDRSQLLSESFEYIANAEAESLHGGIFMEFKNEEATGPGVLREWFVLVCQAIFNQQNPLFVACPNDRRRFYPNPASTVEPLHLKYFNFSGRMIGLALMHKVQVGIVLDRVFFLQLGGYSISLEDIRDADPYMYNSCKQILEMDAEVIDSDALRLTFVREVEELGSRRAVELRDGGKGMVVNSKNRNDYVDRLINDRFVTSISQQVLHFAQGFGDILSDLGLQKFFFQSLELEDIDQMLHGSGNDISVKDWKAHTEYNGYKFNDPQIVWFWKIVRKMSPQQKKNILFFWTSVKYLPVEGFQGLASRLYIYKSMEDISHLPSSHTCFYRLCFPPYPSMTIMEQRLSIIAQEHVGCSFGTY, encoded by the exons ATGGCCTTCGCCTCGCGGCTCCAGTTCTTCGTGAGGACCAATGGCAAGAGCTTGGTCTTCCAGGCGAATTCCAGCGATACCGTGCAGTCGCTGCACGAGCGGATTCAGCTGATCACTGGAATTCCCGTCATTGAACAGTGGCTGATTTACAGAGGGAAGAAGCTGCAGTGCGAGAAATCTTTGGCCGAGTGTGCTATCCAAAATGATGCCAGCCTGAATTTGGTCGGCCGAATGCAGAGCACGGGGCACCCGCAGGCTTGGCGAATCATTGACGACATGATTTCGATTGTTCGCCACCTTTGTGAAGGTAAAACCGTGAACGATGCTCTTAAAACTATTAGAACTAAGATATCGGAGTACCTGTCGATGACTCctaaggatgatgatgatgcagcTACTGGGCATCTTCagctatttatgtcattttctgtGCCTGCGGCGCTTGTTATGCTCTACATGTCGCCAATTAGGGATAACAAGGAGCATGCCGAGGAGTCAATTAGGCATTTCCTAGAATCATGTATAACTGAGTTGCCAAAGTCTTTGCGATCGCGCTGTGCACCAATAGTGCTGGAGTTTTGTAACCTGCTCAGGAGAATAGCTTCTGATGATCCGTTGTACTTGTCTTGCCGGAGTAGTCTGGGGTCGATGATGGAGGTTATTAAGGTTCAATGGGTATTGGACCATACCGAAAGTGTGAAGAGAGCGATATCTATAAAAGAGATATTCCCTTTCGTTAAAGAGCTGGCAGATAAGTTGTCCGAAGTTTTGGAATTGTTCCCTCATACTATAGCTAGTGTGAGCGATGTCAATGATTTCACGATGTTTTTGCGCCCTTTGCGAACTGTAATGTCTGGATACAAGGGTTTCAAGCATCCAATCTCTTTGCCTATGGAAAATGAACACCACAATGTTCTGTTGTGTAAGGAGGCAGTCGAATCGCTTTATCATATCTTTGTGGACATGCTAAAGAAGATGGATGAGTGCCTTTTCAGAATGGAGCATTGCTTATCTGCAAACGTAAGTGGGGAAATTGATTGGTCTCCATATCTTACTATTTTGAAAGAACTGAATGCCATTTCTAAACTTTATTTGGGTTCTGAGAAAGAATTTTGGACGATTTTGAGCAAGAGGAAGCGTGCATTGTGTATGGATTTTGAATCTAGGAGGCACTTAGTGATGATGATGTTCCCTGAAGTGAAAAAGGACTTTGAGGAACAACATGAGATGCTGATCGACAGGTCTCAATTATTGTCAGAATCATTCGAGTATATAGCTAATGCAGAAGCTGAATCTTTGCATGGGGGTATATTTATGGAATTTAAGAATGAGGAAGCAACTGGTCCTGGTGTCTTGCGCGAGTGGTTTGTTCTGGTTTGCCAAGCTATTTTCAATCAACAAAATCCTCTTTTTGTAGCATGTCCCAATGATCGCAGAAGGTTCTACCCAAATCCAG CCTCTACGGTGGAACCCCTGCACCTCAAGTATTTCAACTTTTCTGGTCGAATGATAGGCTTAGCTCTGATGCATAAAGTACAAGTAGGGATTGTTTTGGATCGGGTATTTTTCTTGCAATTGGGTGGATATTCTATTTCTCTGGAAGACATAAGAGATGCGGATCCTTACATGTATAATAGCTGCAAGCAGATTCTGGAAATGGATGCTGAAGTTATTGATTCTGATGCTTTAAGACTAACATTCGTCAGAGAAGTTGAGGAGTTGGGGTCGAGGAGAGCTGTGGAACTCCGTGATGGTGGGAAGGGCATGGTGGTGAATAGCAAGAATAGGAATGATTATGTTGATCGTCTCATAAACGATCGGTTTGTTACCTCAATCTCTCAACAGGTATTGCATTTTGCACAAGGTTTTGGTGATATTCTTAGCGACTTGGGGTTGCAGAAGTTCTTTTTTCAAAGTTTAGAGCTTGAAGATATTGATCAAATGCTACATGGGAGTGGGAATGATATTTCTGTTAAAGATTGGAAGGCACATACAGAGTACAATGGTTACAAATTTAATGATCCTCAGATAGTCTGGTTTTGGAAG ATTGTCAGAAAAATGTCACCACAGCAGAAAAAGAATATCCTTTTCTTCTGGACGTCGGTGAAGTATCTGCCTGTGGAGGGATTTCAGGGTTTGGCGTCTCGCCTTTACATATACAAGTCTATGGAGGACATCAGCCACCTACCATCATCCCATACATGCTTTTATCGTCTGTGCTTTCCACCTTATCCCAGCATGACCATCATGGAACAGCGCCTTTCCATCATCGCTCAAGAACATGTAGGCTGCAGCTTCGGTACTTATTGA
- the LOC104441476 gene encoding E3 ubiquitin-protein ligase UPL5 — MAFASRLQFFVRTDGKTLVFRANSSDTVRSVHERIHLITKIPVVEQRLIYRGKQLQCDKSLAECSIQNDACLHLVGRMRSTGHSKAWRIIDDMISLVRRLCEGETVPYALKTIRTKISEYLSMTPKDDDDAATGHLQLFMSFSVPAALVMLYMSPIRDNKEHAEESIRHFLESCITELPKSLRSRCAPIVLEFCNLLRRIASDDPLYLSCQTSFGSMMKVIKVRWVSKHTESVKRAISIKEIFPFVKELADKLSKDLELSLHTIASLGTWSDVHDFKMFLRPLRTVMSGYKGFKHPISLPMENEHRHVLLCKEEVELLYQVFEDVLKKMGECLFRMEQWLSANVSGEIDIACPAWPQYLTILKELNGISKLYLGSEEEFWTILSMRKRALCMLVVRYAKRSADHKWLLERKDIMDFESRRHLVMMMFPEVKRDFQEQHEMLIDRSQLLSESFDYIANAKAESLHGGILMEFKNEEATGPGVLREWFVLVCQAIFNQQNPLFVACPNDRRRFYPNPASTVEPLHLKYFNFSGRMIGLALMHKVQVGIVLDRVFFLQLGGYSISLEDIRDADPDMYNNCKWILERDPEYIDSDALGLTFVREVEELGLRRVVELCDGGKGMVVNSKNRNDYVDLLIKHKFVTSISQQVSRFAQGFGDMLSDLRLQKFFFQSLELEDIDQMLHGSGNDISVEDWKAHTEYNGYKSNDSQIDWFWKIVSEMSPQQKKNILFFWTSVKYLPVEGFRGLASRLYIFKSMEDISHLPSSHTCFHRLCFPPYPSMTIMEQRLSIIAQEHVGCSFGTY, encoded by the exons ATGGCCTTCGCCTCGCGGCTCCAGTTCTTCGTGAGGACCGATGGCAAGACCTTGGTCTTCCGGGCGAATTCCAGCGATACCGTGCGGTCGGTGCACGAGCGGATTCACCTGATCACTAAAATTCCCGTCGTTGAACAGAGGCTGATTTATAGAGGGAAGCAACTGCAGTGCGATAAATCTTTGGCCGAGTGTTCTATCCAAAATGATGCCTGCCTCCATTTGGTTGGCCGAATGCGGAGCACGGGGCACTCAAAGGCTTGGCGAATCATCGATGACATGATTTCGCTTGTTCGCCGCCTTTGTGAAGGTGAAACAGTGCCCTATGCTCTTAAAACTATTAGAACTAAGATATCAGAGTACCTGTCGATGACTCctaaggatgatgatgatgcagcTACTGGGCATCTTCagctatttatgtcattttctgtGCCTGCGGCGCTTGTTATGCTCTACATGTCGCCAATTAGGGATAACAAGGAGCATGCCGAGGAGTCAATTAGGCATTTCCTAGAATCATGTATAACTGAGTTGCCAAAGTCTTTGCGATCGCGCTGTGCACCAATAGTGCTGGAGTTTTGTAACCTGCTCAGGAGAATAGCTTCTGATGACCCATTGTACTTGTCTTGCCAGACTAGTTTTGGGTCGATGATGAAGGTTATTAAGGTTCGATGGGTATCGAAACATACCGAAAGTGTAAAGAGAGCGATATCTATAAAAGAGATATTCCCTTTTGTTAAAGAGCTGGCAGATAAGTTGTCCAAAGATTTGGAATTGTCCCTTCATACTATAGCAAGTTTGGGGACTTGGAGCGATGTCCATGACTTCAAGATGTTCTTGCGCCCTTTGCGAACTGTAATGTCTGGATACAAGGGTTTCAAGCATCCAATCTCTTTGCCTATGGAAAATGAACATCGCCATGTTCTGTTGTGTAAGGAGGAGGTTGAATTGCTTTATCAAGTCTTTGAGGACGTGCTAAAGAAGATGGGTGAGTGTCTTTTCAGAATGGAGCAGTGGTTATCTGCAAACGTAAGTGGGGAAATTGATATTGCATGTCCAGCGTGGCCTCAATATCTTACTATTTTGAAAGAACTGAATGGCATTTCTAAACTTTATTTGGGTTCTGAGGAagaattttggacaattttgagCATGAGGAAGCGTGCGTTGTGTATGCTTGTTGTCCGTTATGCAAAGCGAAGTGCTGATCACAAATGGCTTCTTGAGCGCAAAGATATTATGGATTTTGAGTCTAGAAGGCACTTAGTGATGATGATGTTCCCTGAAGTGAAAAGGGACTTTCAGGAACAACATGAGATGCTGATTGACAGGTCTCAGTTATTGTCAGAATCATTTGACTACATAGCTAATGCAAAAGCTGAATCTTTGCATGGGGGTATACTAATGGAATTTAAAAATGAGGAAGCAACTGGTCCTGGTGTCTTGCGCGAGTGGTTTGTTCTGGTTTGCCAAGCTATTTTCAATCAACAAAATCCTCTTTTTGTAGCATGTCCCAATGATCGCAGAAGGTTCTACCCAAATCCAG CCTCTACGGTGGAACCCCTGCACCTCAAGTATTTCAACTTCTCTGGTCGAATGATAGGCTTAGCTCTGATGCATAAAGTACAAGTAGGGATTGTTTTGGATCGGGTATTTTTCTTGCAATTGGGTGGATATTCTATTTCTCTGGAAGACATAAGAGATGCAGATCCTGACATGTATAATAACTGCAAGTGGATTCTGGAAAGGGATCCTGAATATATTGATTCTGATGCTTTAGGACTAACATTCGTGAGAGAAGTTGAGGAGTTGGGATTGAGGCGAGTTGTGGAACTCTGTGATGGTGGGAAGGGCATGGTGGTGAATAGCAAGAATAGGAATGATTATGTTGATCTTCTTATAAAACATAAGTTTGTTACCTCAATCTCTCAACAGGTATCGCGTTTTGCACAAGGTTTTGGTGATATGCTTAGCGACTTGAGGTTGCAGAAGTTCTTTTTTCAAAGTTTAGAGCTTGAAGATATTGATCAAATGCTACATGGGAGTGGGAATGATATTTCTGTTGAAGATTGGAAGGCACATACAGAGTACAATGGTTACAAATCTAATGATTCTCAGATAGACTGGTTTTGGAAG ATTGTCAGCGAAATGTCACCACAGCAGAAAAAGAATATCCTTTTCTTCTGGACGTCGGTGAAGTATCTGCCCGTGGAGGGATTTCGGGGTTTGGCATCTCGCCTTTACATATTCAAGTCTATGGAGGACATCAGCCACCTACCATCATCCCATACATGCTTTCATCGTCTGTGCTTTCCACCTTATCCCAGCATGACCATCATGGAACAGCGCCTTTCCATCATCGCTCAAGAACATGTAGGCTGCAGCTTCGGTACTTATTGA
- the LOC104442959 gene encoding uncharacterized protein LOC104442959 — MILSLLLLSFSRSCTNSIPSSTARVSAWSADCTLTWRANPPKKTPAASLQTPAIAPVDVPSRNPPSTFIFSDFEAGGLHFVAEIAPFLSFHTTQSIWATSSRGGVSGTKQK, encoded by the exons ATGATACTTTCacttttgcttttgtctttCTCCCGTTCGTGCACAAACTCCATCCCCTCTAGCACAGCTAGGGTTTCTGCTTGGAGTGCAGATTGCACTCTCACTTGGCGTGCAAATCCTCCTAAGAAAACACCGGCGGCATCTCTACAGACTCCGGCGATTGCTCCGGTGGATGTGCCCTCACGAAACCCTCCATCTACGTTTATTTTCAGCGACTTCGAGGCAGGGGGACTCCACTTCGTAGCAGAG ATAGCCCCATTCCTCTCTTTCCACACTACCCAGAGCATTTGGGCGACTAGTTCGAGGGGTGGTGTGTCTG Ggacaaagcaaaaataa